One window of Enterobacter sp. RHBSTW-00175 genomic DNA carries:
- the folP gene encoding dihydropteroate synthase, with product MKLFAQDSHLDLSHPHVMGILNVTPDSFSDGGTHNTLIEAVKHANLMINAGATIIDVGGESTRPGAADVSVEEELARVVPVVEAIAQRFEVWISVDTSKPEVIREVARVGAHIINDIRSLTEPGALDAAAETGLPVCLMHMQGQPKTMQEAPKYDDVFADVNRFFIEHIERCERAGIAKEKLILDPGFGFGKNLSHNYELLTRLSAFHQYGLPLLVGMSRKSMIGQLLNVGPSERLSGSLACAVIAAMQGAHIIRVHDVKETVEAMRVVEATLAAKGNKRYE from the coding sequence ATGAAACTTTTCGCCCAGGACTCGCATCTCGATCTTTCACATCCGCATGTGATGGGGATCTTGAATGTCACCCCTGACTCCTTCTCTGACGGTGGCACGCATAACACGCTTATAGAGGCTGTTAAGCACGCAAATTTGATGATTAATGCAGGTGCTACCATCATTGATGTCGGTGGGGAATCAACACGTCCTGGTGCGGCGGATGTTTCAGTGGAGGAAGAACTGGCGCGCGTAGTCCCTGTGGTCGAAGCCATTGCGCAGCGTTTTGAGGTTTGGATCTCTGTCGATACCTCCAAACCGGAAGTTATCCGCGAAGTGGCGAGAGTGGGTGCTCACATTATCAATGACATTCGTTCGCTCACTGAACCGGGTGCTCTGGACGCCGCCGCGGAAACCGGCTTACCGGTTTGCCTGATGCATATGCAAGGGCAACCGAAAACGATGCAGGAAGCACCTAAGTACGACGATGTATTTGCTGATGTGAATCGCTTTTTTATTGAACATATCGAACGGTGCGAACGTGCGGGTATCGCAAAAGAGAAATTGATACTCGACCCGGGCTTCGGTTTCGGTAAAAATCTCTCCCATAATTATGAGCTGCTCACGCGCTTATCAGCATTTCATCAGTACGGCCTGCCGCTGCTGGTGGGAATGTCGAGAAAGTCGATGATTGGGCAGTTACTGAATGTGGGGCCGAGCGAACGTCTGAGCGGCAGCCTGGCTTGCGCGGTCATTGCGGCGATGCAAGGCGCGCACATTATTCGTGTCCATGACGTCAAAGAGACAGTAGAAGCCATGCGTGTGGTTGAAGCCACACTGGCGGCGAAGGGAAATAAACGCTATGAGTAA
- the ftsH gene encoding ATP-dependent zinc metalloprotease FtsH — protein MAKNLILWLVIAVVLMSVFQSFGPSESNGRKVDYSTFLQEVNQDQVREARINGREINVTKKDSNRYTTYIPVNDPKLLDNLLTKNVKVVGEPPEEPSLLASIFISWFPMLLLIGVWIFFMRQMQGGGGKGAMSFGKSKARMLTEDQIKTTFADVAGCDEAKEEVGELVEYLREPSRFQKLGGKIPKGVLMVGPPGTGKTLLAKAIAGEAKVPFFTISGSDFVEMFVGVGASRVRDMFEQAKKAAPCIIFIDEIDAVGRQRGAGLGGGHDEREQTLNQMLVEMDGFEGNEGIIVIAATNRPDVLDPALLRPGRFDRQVVVGLPDVRGREQILKVHMRRVPLAPDIDAAIIARGTPGFSGADLANLVNEAALFAARGNKRVVSMVEFEKAKDKIMMGAERRSMVMTEAQKESTAYHEAGHAIIGRLVPEHDPVHKVTIIPRGRALGVTFFLPEGDAISASRRKLESQISTLYGGRLAEEIIYGVEHVSTGASNDIKVATNLARNMVTQWGFSDKLGPLLYAEEEGEVFLGRSVAKAKHMSDETARIIDQEVKALIERNYGRAREILNDNLDILHSMKDALMKYETIDAPQIDDLMARREVRPPAGWEDPGASNNSDNNGTPRAPRPVDEPHTQNPGNTMSEQLGDK, from the coding sequence CATTGCCGTTGTGCTGATGTCAGTATTCCAGAGCTTTGGGCCCAGCGAGTCGAATGGCCGCAAGGTGGATTATTCTACCTTCCTGCAAGAGGTCAATCAGGACCAGGTTCGCGAAGCGCGTATCAACGGACGTGAGATCAACGTTACCAAGAAAGATAGTAACCGTTACACGACCTACATCCCGGTGAACGATCCTAAGCTGCTTGATAACCTCCTGACCAAAAACGTCAAGGTGGTAGGCGAGCCGCCAGAAGAACCAAGCCTGCTGGCTTCTATCTTCATCTCCTGGTTCCCGATGCTGCTTCTTATTGGCGTCTGGATCTTCTTTATGCGCCAGATGCAGGGCGGCGGTGGCAAAGGTGCCATGTCGTTCGGTAAGAGTAAGGCGCGTATGCTGACGGAAGACCAGATCAAAACCACTTTTGCTGATGTCGCAGGTTGTGACGAAGCGAAAGAAGAGGTGGGTGAACTGGTAGAATACCTGCGTGAGCCGAGCCGTTTCCAGAAACTGGGCGGTAAGATCCCGAAAGGCGTTCTGATGGTGGGGCCTCCGGGTACCGGTAAAACCCTGCTGGCAAAAGCCATTGCGGGTGAAGCAAAGGTGCCGTTCTTTACTATTTCAGGTTCTGACTTCGTTGAAATGTTTGTGGGTGTCGGTGCATCTCGTGTGCGTGACATGTTCGAGCAGGCCAAGAAGGCAGCACCGTGCATTATCTTCATCGATGAAATCGACGCCGTAGGCCGCCAGCGTGGCGCAGGTCTGGGTGGCGGTCACGATGAACGTGAACAGACGCTGAACCAGATGCTGGTTGAGATGGACGGCTTTGAAGGTAACGAAGGTATCATCGTTATCGCGGCAACTAACCGTCCAGACGTACTTGACCCAGCGCTGCTGCGTCCAGGCCGTTTCGACCGTCAGGTTGTGGTTGGTCTGCCGGATGTTCGTGGCCGTGAACAGATTCTGAAAGTTCACATGCGTCGCGTACCGCTGGCACCAGATATCGATGCGGCAATCATTGCGCGTGGTACTCCGGGCTTCTCCGGTGCGGATCTGGCGAACCTGGTCAACGAAGCTGCACTGTTTGCTGCTCGTGGTAACAAGCGCGTGGTGTCCATGGTGGAATTCGAAAAAGCGAAGGACAAAATCATGATGGGTGCGGAACGCCGCTCCATGGTGATGACGGAAGCGCAAAAAGAGTCCACGGCTTACCACGAAGCAGGTCACGCGATTATCGGTCGCCTGGTGCCGGAACACGACCCGGTACATAAAGTGACGATTATTCCTCGTGGTCGTGCTCTGGGGGTAACATTCTTCCTGCCGGAAGGTGATGCAATCAGCGCCAGCCGTCGGAAACTGGAAAGTCAGATTTCTACCCTGTACGGCGGTCGTCTGGCTGAAGAGATTATCTACGGTGTGGAGCATGTTTCTACCGGTGCGTCCAACGACATTAAAGTCGCGACTAACCTGGCGCGTAACATGGTGACTCAGTGGGGCTTCTCCGACAAACTCGGTCCACTGCTGTATGCAGAGGAAGAGGGTGAAGTGTTCCTGGGCCGTTCTGTTGCGAAAGCGAAACATATGTCCGATGAGACTGCACGTATCATCGATCAGGAAGTGAAAGCACTGATTGAACGTAACTACGGTCGCGCTCGTGAAATCCTGAACGACAATCTGGATATTCTGCATTCGATGAAAGATGCGCTCATGAAATATGAGACTATCGATGCTCCACAGATTGACGACCTGATGGCACGCCGCGAAGTGCGTCCTCCAGCAGGCTGGGAAGATCCAGGCGCTTCCAACAATTCTGACAATAATGGCACCCCACGTGCTCCGCGTCCGGTTGATGAACCGCATACGCAGAACCCGGGCAACACCATGTCAGAACAGTTGGGCGACAAGTAA